In Oreochromis aureus strain Israel breed Guangdong linkage group 15, ZZ_aureus, whole genome shotgun sequence, a single genomic region encodes these proteins:
- the rab32a gene encoding ras-related protein Rab-32a — protein sequence MAGGSVSECKEYLFKVLVIGELGVGKTSIIKRYVHQLFSQHYRATIGVDFALKVINWDSKTLVRLQLWDIAGQERFGNMTRVYYKEAVGAFVVFDVTRGSTFDAVSKWKHDLDSKVKLANGNPIPSVLLANKCDQKKENSNNTALMDNFCKETGFLGWFETSAKDNINVDEAARFLVENILANDKGLPYEESNGDRIKLDQETVAAESKSGCC from the exons ATGGCCGGGGGCTCGGTGTCCGAGTGCAAGGAGTACTTGTTTAAAGTGCTGGTGATCGGAGAACTAGGTGTGGGCAAGACCAGCATCATCAAACGCTACGTTCACCAGCTTTTCTCGCAACACTACAGGGCGACGATCGGGGTCGACTTTGCACTCAAAGTTATCAACTGGGACAGCAAAACGCTGGTCAGGTTACAGCTGTGGGACATCGCAG GTCAAGAGCGATTTGGGAACATGACGCGGGTGTACTACAAAGAAGCCGTGGGGGCATTTGTGGTGTTCGATGTAACAAGGGGCTCCACATTTGACGCCGTGTCTAAGTGGAAGCATGACCTAGACAGTAAGGTGAAGCTGGCTAACGGCAACCCCATCCCCTCAGTGCTGCTCGCCAATAAATGTGACCAGAAGAAGGAGAACTCCAACAACACTGCTCTAATGGACAATTTCTGCAAAGAAACTGGCTTTCTGGGCTGGTTTGAAACCTCGGCTAAG GACAACATCAATGTGGATGAAGCTGCTCGATTCCTGGTAGAGAACATCTTGGCTAACGACAAAGGTTTGCCATATGAGGAGAGCAATGGAGACCGGATCAAACTGGACCAGGAGACTGTGGCTGCTGAGAGCAAGTCAGGCTGCTGCTAA